One region of Bacillota bacterium genomic DNA includes:
- a CDS encoding S-layer homology domain-containing protein has protein sequence MRFRMRRWFPGRMLGMFLVLVLAVSVLVGTLPGRVLAGDDERFDAGGTVTVAGRQGMPPGLAKKLAQWRFDDEDEVTWGHEYMGKMRAKGLIRGVGGNRFAPRATLTYAEAVTMAVRLMGLETQAQERTTAQLSFANAAQVRAQAPWALGYLDVAARNGLLDRLLDTGRQFQANKPATRLDVVVLLVKAMGLEDEALASMDAALSFKDAHLIPADLVGYVAVAQRYGIVVGDNEGKFHPKKPVTRLEMAALLDRADFRLPPRSPYQVEGRLVAVSEDDSTVTLEVYQRWWPWPPWWPIRPPWPPIGPMMQGSAEMSPEVNVDAQGSVNVVPPVDGRVVSRQEYKVSPDALILLDGKTAELGDLPAGAWTRLVVNAEKVAVVVEARSTWRVPPPPPVVAEVEGTVTALNTAEKTITVRTEEQNEITLRLADQVRVRYRGKDVGLEEIKVGDKVHLRLEHHVVARITIQEREESEELQEFEGTISAITTSSDGTVTLTVYGDDDDTLVARVAANAVITYEGEPLPVEELQVGDRVELRLQDGVVVEIQVEERPEATLTALVESITYADNRWTITLKDTAGNTFTYRLSTRVQVRLNGQLVDVTSLREGDQVQVAVAAGLVYSIDILSR, from the coding sequence ATGAGATTCCGAATGCGCAGGTGGTTCCCCGGCAGGATGCTGGGGATGTTCCTCGTCCTGGTGCTGGCCGTCTCGGTGCTGGTGGGCACGCTTCCCGGCCGGGTGCTGGCCGGTGATGACGAACGGTTCGACGCGGGAGGCACGGTCACGGTGGCCGGCCGGCAGGGCATGCCGCCCGGACTGGCCAAGAAGCTGGCCCAGTGGCGCTTCGACGACGAGGACGAGGTCACCTGGGGTCACGAGTACATGGGCAAGATGCGGGCCAAGGGATTGATCAGGGGAGTGGGCGGCAACCGGTTCGCCCCCCGGGCTACGCTCACCTACGCAGAAGCCGTGACCATGGCCGTGCGCCTTATGGGCCTGGAAACTCAGGCCCAGGAGCGCACCACCGCCCAGCTCAGCTTCGCCAACGCCGCTCAGGTACGGGCCCAGGCCCCCTGGGCGCTGGGGTACCTGGACGTGGCGGCGCGGAACGGGCTGCTCGATCGGCTGCTTGACACCGGCCGGCAGTTCCAGGCTAACAAGCCTGCCACCCGACTTGACGTGGTGGTCCTGCTCGTGAAGGCCATGGGTCTGGAAGACGAGGCGCTGGCGAGCATGGATGCTGCCCTTAGCTTCAAGGATGCCCACCTGATCCCGGCCGACCTCGTGGGGTACGTTGCCGTGGCCCAGAGGTATGGCATCGTGGTGGGGGACAACGAGGGCAAGTTCCACCCCAAGAAGCCCGTGACCCGCCTAGAGATGGCAGCCCTGCTTGACCGGGCGGACTTCCGGCTCCCGCCGCGCTCGCCTTACCAGGTAGAGGGCAGGCTGGTGGCTGTCAGCGAGGACGATAGCACCGTCACCCTGGAGGTGTACCAGCGCTGGTGGCCGTGGCCGCCCTGGTGGCCCATCCGTCCGCCCTGGCCTCCCATCGGGCCCATGATGCAGGGCAGCGCTGAGATGAGCCCCGAGGTCAATGTGGACGCCCAGGGTAGCGTGAACGTGGTGCCTCCTGTCGACGGCCGGGTGGTGAGCCGTCAGGAGTATAAGGTCTCGCCGGACGCCCTCATCCTGCTCGACGGCAAAACGGCGGAGCTGGGTGATCTCCCCGCGGGAGCGTGGACCCGCCTGGTCGTGAACGCCGAGAAGGTAGCCGTGGTCGTAGAAGCCCGCAGCACCTGGCGTGTGCCGCCTCCCCCGCCCGTGGTGGCTGAGGTGGAGGGCACGGTAACCGCCCTGAACACGGCGGAGAAGACCATCACGGTGCGCACCGAGGAGCAGAACGAGATCACGCTGCGCCTGGCCGACCAGGTGAGGGTGCGTTACCGCGGTAAGGACGTGGGTCTGGAAGAGATCAAGGTGGGCGACAAGGTCCACCTGCGCCTGGAACACCACGTGGTGGCGCGTATCACCATCCAGGAGCGTGAGGAAAGCGAGGAACTGCAGGAGTTCGAGGGCACCATCTCGGCCATCACCACCTCCAGCGATGGGACCGTCACGCTGACCGTGTACGGGGATGATGACGACACCCTGGTGGCCCGGGTGGCGGCGAACGCGGTGATCACTTACGAAGGTGAGCCGTTGCCGGTGGAGGAGCTGCAGGTGGGCGACCGGGTCGAGCTGCGGCTGCAGGACGGCGTGGTCGTGGAGATCCAGGTCGAGGAGCGACCGGAGGCGACCCTCACCGCCCTGGTAGAATCGATCACATATGCCGACAACCGCTGGACGATCACCCTGAAGGATACGGCCGGGAACACCTTCACCTACCGCCTGTCGACCCGCGTCCAGGTGCGGCTGAACGGGCAATTGGTGGACGTCACTTCCCTGAGAGAGGGTGACCAGGTACAGGTGGCGGTAGCCGCCGGCCTGGTGTACAGCATCGACATCCTGTCACGGTAA